A single Parabacteroides timonensis DNA region contains:
- a CDS encoding ABC transporter permease: MKTIIRNLLGIVRRFKMATLLNVMGLSIAFAAFIILMIQLQYDWGFDRYQKNAERIFRVGLYFPESGNNVVLARPFAEAFTLSSPHIEKGALLFSWGSQLTLKVEKGNEEVSFWCPVNAITPEYADVFSFDMIEGSAGSIDNPGTVLISESEAQKFFQDGQAVGKQLTGDNMSFTVGGVYKDFPRNSVVQNAVYRRIGQKENIDNWWNRGYQLYVLLDDPKAAGQIITDFKAGLDREDYNWEMCDIRLTELQDIYYEADSLFDSLKDKGNRNLVLVLFTVAILIVLIAGINFTNFSNALVPMRIRSINTQKVLGGSDKVLRYAMLVEAVVICLLSFVISLFIVRGMANTWLANMINSDMALAANIPLLILTGVLAIIVGLLAGLYPAWRITSFPPALVLKGSYGLTPSGKRLRSLLVSFQFIISFALIITALFIYLQNRYMVASSLGFDKDQIAIIELNRTLMNNTGTLENRLKNESNIQDVSFAQDLLSGGDEFMTYGRGYRDNDLTFKLFTVSPNFLQIMNIPVISGRDFLREDANTAGGSYIFNETARLQYDLVSGEYITGNAYVDVPPAVIAGFIDDIKYASFRTNVAPMAFYVPAAKDLHPRYAYIKIKNGADIRKTIASIGQVLTSIDKDFPVEITFYDTILNNLYKRELSIGWLISLFSLVAVFISIVGVLGLVIFESEYKRKEIALRKVHGATTSQILVMFNKAYLRILVLCFILATPVAYYAMKQWLTYFAYKIPLYWWVYVLAFIVVSIITLLAVTFQNWNTASENPAESIKIE; encoded by the coding sequence ATGAAAACTATTATTAGAAACCTGTTAGGTATTGTCCGCCGGTTTAAGATGGCGACCCTATTGAATGTAATGGGACTGAGTATTGCCTTTGCTGCCTTTATAATCCTGATGATCCAGTTGCAATATGATTGGGGATTCGACCGGTATCAGAAGAATGCGGAGCGTATCTTCCGGGTAGGTCTTTATTTTCCGGAGTCCGGAAATAACGTTGTATTGGCTCGTCCGTTTGCAGAAGCCTTTACCCTTTCTTCCCCGCATATAGAGAAAGGGGCTTTGCTTTTCTCCTGGGGAAGCCAGTTGACATTGAAAGTGGAGAAAGGGAATGAGGAGGTAAGCTTCTGGTGCCCGGTTAATGCTATAACTCCGGAATATGCGGATGTCTTTAGTTTTGATATGATTGAGGGAAGTGCCGGGAGTATTGATAATCCGGGTACGGTATTGATATCGGAAAGCGAGGCTCAGAAGTTCTTCCAGGATGGCCAGGCTGTCGGAAAACAATTAACAGGGGATAATATGTCGTTCACGGTAGGAGGGGTATATAAGGACTTTCCCAGAAATTCGGTTGTGCAGAATGCTGTGTACAGGCGGATCGGGCAGAAAGAAAATATTGATAATTGGTGGAACCGTGGTTATCAGTTATATGTTTTACTGGATGATCCGAAGGCTGCCGGCCAGATAATAACCGATTTTAAAGCAGGTTTGGACAGAGAGGATTATAACTGGGAGATGTGCGACATACGGCTGACGGAGTTGCAGGATATTTATTATGAAGCAGACTCGCTATTCGACTCCCTAAAGGATAAGGGCAATCGCAATTTGGTGTTGGTTTTGTTCACGGTTGCTATATTGATCGTCTTGATTGCCGGGATCAATTTTACGAATTTCAGCAATGCGCTGGTACCGATGCGCATCCGTAGTATCAATACTCAAAAGGTATTAGGAGGGTCGGATAAGGTATTACGTTATGCCATGCTGGTGGAGGCGGTAGTGATTTGCCTGCTCTCTTTTGTTATTTCACTGTTTATTGTCAGGGGAATGGCGAATACCTGGCTGGCAAACATGATAAACTCCGATATGGCTTTGGCTGCCAATATTCCTCTATTAATACTAACCGGTGTTTTAGCCATAATCGTAGGGCTTTTGGCCGGACTATATCCGGCCTGGCGAATTACCTCTTTTCCTCCGGCTTTAGTATTGAAAGGTTCATACGGCCTGACGCCTTCGGGGAAGAGGTTAAGGAGCCTTCTCGTTTCCTTTCAGTTTATTATCTCCTTTGCTTTGATTATAACTGCCTTGTTTATTTATTTGCAGAATCGTTATATGGTTGCTTCCTCTTTAGGTTTCGATAAGGATCAGATCGCTATAATCGAATTAAACAGGACTCTGATGAATAATACGGGCACATTGGAAAATCGGCTAAAGAATGAATCGAACATACAGGATGTGTCTTTTGCCCAGGATTTATTGTCAGGCGGGGATGAATTTATGACATACGGGCGTGGATACAGGGATAATGATCTGACATTTAAATTATTCACTGTCTCCCCGAATTTCCTTCAAATAATGAATATTCCGGTTATATCCGGGCGTGATTTTCTTCGGGAGGATGCGAATACGGCGGGCGGATCTTACATTTTTAATGAAACGGCCCGGTTACAATATGATCTTGTTTCAGGTGAGTATATTACGGGAAATGCTTATGTCGACGTACCGCCTGCGGTGATTGCCGGTTTTATCGATGATATAAAATATGCTTCTTTTCGCACGAATGTGGCTCCGATGGCTTTTTATGTTCCGGCCGCGAAGGATCTCCATCCGAGGTATGCGTATATAAAAATAAAAAACGGGGCTGATATCCGGAAAACTATTGCTTCTATCGGCCAGGTATTGACTTCGATAGATAAGGATTTTCCGGTAGAAATAACGTTTTATGATACGATACTAAACAATCTTTATAAACGGGAGTTGAGTATAGGCTGGTTGATCTCGCTTTTTAGTTTGGTTGCTGTATTTATATCTATTGTGGGTGTTTTGGGGTTGGTTATTTTTGAAAGTGAATATAAGCGGAAAGAAATAGCTTTACGGAAAGTACATGGGGCTACTACTTCCCAGATATTGGTCATGTTCAATAAAGCCTATTTGCGTATTCTTGTCCTATGTTTTATCCTGGCAACACCTGTCGCTTATTATGCGATGAAGCAGTGGCTGACTTATTTTGCCTATAAGATACCATTGTATTGGTGGGTATATGTCCTTGCTTTTATCGTGGTTTCTATAATCACTCTTCTGGCTGTTACTTTCCAGAATTGGAATACGGCTAGTGAAAATCCGGCAGAAAGTATAAAAATAGAATAA
- a CDS encoding ABC transporter permease, giving the protein MKTILRNFISVLRRFKMATLLNVLGLSIAFTAFMVIMMQVNYDNTFDSCQPEANSIYRMDMDFQGSMSAVISRPFARGFTESSPHVKAGMIMSSWNSELFYSVEQGGERQNFKDPVVNTTSGITRVFHFDMVEGNETALDQPETVIIPESMARRLFGNESAIGKRLMSAESENTLATISGVFKDFPRNSSVRNIIYRQMSDKENYNEYGNQNYFFFFRLDDPSNMEVVKDNFKKNFDASQQFGKDFKWEKDGIELCLTPLPKLHFLTNVSFDSMPKASRQTMHVLFAIAFVILLIAGINFTNFSTALTPMRIKSINTQKVLGSPDSVLRTSLLAEAVIVSIVAYIISLGLLFVAGHTFVASLVDADMSFSVQSGLIITTAVIAVAVGVLAGIYPACYITSFPPALVLKGCFGLSPKGRVLRSALVSIQFVASFILIISSLFMYLQNRYMQNTPLGYDKDELIVIELNSKVNKNQSVLTSEVKSFSGIEDITYAEQVLSSRDFYMGWGRIYKDQDINFQCIPVSPSFLRVMGIEVTDGRDFRPEDDLKENGCYIFNEKAREMYNLELGEKIDGDEIIGFISNVKFASFRNEVSPMTFYVWGKYRWGQEVDSKYYAAAYVKVKAGSDLRAAMKHVQACLTKIDPIYPFKTTFYDEILQQTYERELKISNLITLFSVIAIFISIVGVFGLVVFESEYRRKEVAVRKVLGSSTSQILFMFNKGYLIILAACFVLAAPVAFYGMYRWLENFAYRTPMYWWVFLLSFIIISAITFITVTFQNWHVANSNPVDSMKTE; this is encoded by the coding sequence ATGAAAACTATTTTAAGGAACTTCATCAGCGTACTTCGCCGTTTCAAGATGGCGACACTTCTGAACGTATTAGGGTTAAGCATTGCTTTTACCGCCTTTATGGTGATAATGATGCAGGTGAATTATGACAACACATTCGACTCCTGCCAGCCGGAGGCCAATTCGATCTATCGGATGGATATGGATTTCCAGGGGAGTATGAGTGCGGTTATCAGCCGTCCGTTTGCAAGGGGATTTACGGAATCTTCTCCGCATGTGAAAGCCGGTATGATCATGTCTTCCTGGAACTCCGAGTTGTTTTATAGCGTGGAGCAGGGAGGAGAAAGACAAAATTTCAAAGATCCTGTTGTAAATACGACATCCGGGATTACCCGTGTCTTCCATTTTGATATGGTGGAAGGAAATGAGACAGCGCTTGATCAACCGGAAACAGTTATAATCCCTGAAAGCATGGCACGTCGCCTGTTCGGAAATGAATCGGCCATAGGTAAACGGCTGATGAGCGCAGAATCTGAAAATACGCTGGCTACGATCAGCGGTGTCTTTAAAGACTTCCCCCGTAACTCGTCTGTCCGGAATATTATTTACCGGCAAATGTCCGATAAAGAAAATTACAATGAGTATGGTAACCAGAATTATTTCTTTTTCTTCCGTCTGGACGATCCTTCCAACATGGAAGTTGTTAAGGATAACTTCAAAAAGAATTTCGATGCCTCCCAGCAATTCGGGAAAGATTTCAAGTGGGAGAAAGACGGCATCGAGCTGTGTTTAACACCACTGCCTAAGTTGCATTTCCTGACGAATGTTTCTTTCGACTCCATGCCGAAAGCCAGCCGGCAGACAATGCATGTGCTGTTTGCAATCGCTTTTGTCATCCTATTGATTGCCGGTATCAACTTTACTAATTTCAGTACTGCTTTGACTCCGATGCGTATCAAGAGTATCAATACACAGAAAGTATTGGGAAGTCCTGATAGCGTGCTCCGGACTAGCTTGTTGGCGGAAGCTGTCATTGTAAGTATCGTGGCTTATATTATTTCGTTGGGTTTGCTGTTTGTTGCCGGACATACTTTTGTTGCATCCCTGGTAGATGCCGATATGTCTTTTTCGGTGCAGTCGGGTCTTATCATCACTACGGCTGTTATTGCGGTGGCGGTAGGCGTATTGGCTGGTATCTATCCCGCCTGTTACATCACATCTTTCCCGCCGGCGTTGGTTTTGAAAGGCTGTTTCGGCTTGTCACCGAAGGGGCGCGTGCTTCGAAGCGCGCTGGTAAGTATCCAGTTTGTCGCTTCATTTATCCTGATTATCAGTTCTCTGTTCATGTATCTGCAGAACCGGTATATGCAAAATACTCCTCTGGGATACGATAAGGACGAACTGATCGTGATTGAATTGAACAGTAAAGTCAATAAAAACCAGAGCGTCCTGACCAGCGAGGTGAAGTCGTTTTCCGGAATAGAAGATATCACTTATGCGGAACAGGTTCTGTCCAGCCGTGACTTTTATATGGGATGGGGACGTATATATAAAGACCAGGATATCAATTTCCAGTGCATCCCTGTTTCTCCTTCTTTCCTGCGTGTGATGGGAATCGAGGTGACAGATGGCCGTGATTTCCGTCCCGAAGATGATTTGAAAGAGAACGGTTGCTATATTTTTAATGAGAAAGCCCGGGAGATGTATAATCTGGAACTGGGAGAGAAGATCGATGGCGATGAGATTATCGGTTTTATTTCGAACGTCAAATTCGCATCTTTCCGTAATGAAGTATCCCCGATGACTTTTTACGTATGGGGTAAATACAGATGGGGACAGGAGGTCGACAGTAAATATTATGCAGCCGCTTACGTAAAAGTGAAGGCGGGCAGCGATTTGCGGGCTGCCATGAAACATGTGCAAGCCTGTTTAACCAAGATAGATCCGATTTATCCTTTCAAAACGACCTTCTATGATGAGATCCTGCAGCAGACCTATGAAAGGGAATTGAAGATCAGTAACCTGATCACCTTGTTCAGTGTTATTGCGATCTTTATCTCCATTGTCGGTGTATTCGGCCTGGTTGTATTCGAGAGTGAGTACCGCCGGAAAGAGGTGGCTGTCCGTAAAGTATTGGGATCGTCTACTTCCCAGATATTGTTCATGTTCAATAAAGGCTATCTGATTATACTTGCCGCTTGTTTTGTCTTAGCCGCGCCGGTCGCTTTCTATGGCATGTACCGCTGGCTGGAAAACTTTGCTTACCGCACTCCGATGTACTGGTGGGTATTCTTGCTCTCTTTTATCATCATATCGGCCATTACTTTTATAACTGTTACATTCCAGAACTGGCATGTAGCAAACTCTAATCCGGTAGATAGCATGAAGACGGAATAA
- a CDS encoding ABC transporter permease, translating into MKTILRNFLSVLRRFKMATFLNVAGLAVAFAAFIVILIQVNYERSFDRCHPTADRVYRLELTQTGTFGLILPRAFVESVIQSSPHIEAGSLIYPYNPAVYFSVVENGQKIGYRELVQTCHPDIARVFDFPIIEGDRDCLNDPEKVILPESIARKMFGNQPAVGKALHAEESVQTKDNREFTIGAVYKDFPGNTQMRNLIYTAIGETYQRDNFGASNYVCYLLLDNPESAQTVVDNFNANFDFSKVDKGEDVRIKLTPLTSIYYMNESQDGTIFRSGNKEVTMLLFFIALLIIIVAAINFTNFSTSLTPMRIKSINTQKVLGSPDVVLRRALLAEAAIISMVSWLLSLFVVWILGRTEALPFVEANLAIINNLPVILLTGVVALFTGIIAGLYPSWYVTSFPPALVLKGSFGLSPSGRKLRTVLISVQFIVSILLIIGASFVRLQNNYMRGYSLGFDKDQIAIVRLSGEIYNKSHETYVNRLKEYSGIEDVAFAMEKVGSKDGYSTNGGYVKEKEFQFFMIPVSENFLRVMGIPVEEGRDFSPADKLSEDFVYIFNHAAKMEMNMEAGDQITSWVTGRIVGLTGDVKFTSLRNGENNIAFVTGKIPYPMTVSYIRLKAGTDIRGAVSHIRNTMADIDPSYPYDIEFYDEIFNELYHKEENLRSLITVFSILAIIISLVGVFGLVVFETQYRRKEIGIRKVHGATNMEILEMLNRSYIYIVMICFALAVPVGYYGIKKWLESFAYKTPIYWWVYLLALAIVLVITIGTVTFQSWRAANANPVNSLKSE; encoded by the coding sequence ATGAAAACGATATTAAGAAACTTTCTGAGTGTGTTGCGGCGTTTCAAGATGGCGACTTTTCTGAATGTAGCCGGGTTGGCTGTCGCTTTTGCTGCTTTCATCGTTATTTTGATACAGGTCAACTATGAACGTAGTTTTGATCGTTGCCATCCGACTGCCGATCGGGTATATCGCCTTGAATTAACCCAGACAGGAACTTTTGGATTGATCCTGCCCCGTGCTTTTGTAGAGTCGGTTATCCAGTCGTCGCCCCATATCGAAGCGGGTAGTTTGATCTATCCCTATAACCCTGCGGTCTATTTTTCTGTTGTGGAGAACGGACAGAAGATCGGTTACCGGGAGTTGGTACAAACTTGTCATCCGGATATAGCCAGAGTTTTCGATTTCCCGATTATTGAAGGGGACCGTGATTGCCTGAATGATCCGGAAAAAGTGATCCTGCCTGAGAGCATAGCCCGTAAGATGTTCGGTAACCAGCCGGCTGTGGGAAAAGCACTTCATGCGGAAGAAAGTGTACAGACAAAAGATAACCGTGAATTTACGATAGGAGCGGTCTATAAGGATTTCCCAGGTAATACTCAGATGCGTAACCTGATCTATACAGCTATCGGTGAAACCTATCAACGGGATAATTTCGGAGCTAGTAATTATGTTTGCTATCTGTTACTGGATAATCCTGAATCGGCACAGACCGTAGTGGATAACTTCAATGCCAACTTTGACTTCTCCAAAGTAGATAAGGGGGAGGATGTACGTATCAAACTGACTCCGTTGACAAGTATCTATTATATGAATGAGAGCCAGGACGGAACGATCTTCCGGAGTGGGAATAAGGAGGTGACCATGTTGCTGTTCTTCATCGCTTTATTGATTATCATTGTTGCTGCTATCAACTTTACGAACTTCAGTACATCACTGACACCGATGCGTATCAAGAGTATCAATACCCAGAAAGTATTGGGTAGCCCGGATGTCGTATTGCGTCGTGCCCTGCTGGCGGAAGCTGCCATCATCAGTATGGTCTCCTGGCTGTTGAGCCTATTCGTTGTGTGGATATTGGGACGTACGGAAGCCTTGCCTTTCGTGGAGGCAAACCTGGCAATAATAAACAACCTGCCCGTTATATTACTGACCGGCGTTGTAGCTTTGTTTACCGGGATCATTGCCGGGTTGTATCCGTCATGGTATGTAACCTCTTTCCCGCCGGCATTGGTATTGAAAGGAAGTTTCGGACTTTCACCTTCCGGGCGCAAATTGCGTACGGTTCTGATAAGTGTTCAGTTTATCGTTTCCATCCTGTTGATCATCGGCGCCAGCTTTGTCCGCCTTCAAAACAATTATATGCGTGGATATTCTTTGGGATTCGATAAAGATCAGATCGCTATTGTCCGTTTGAGCGGAGAGATATATAATAAGTCGCACGAGACGTATGTGAACCGTTTGAAAGAATATTCGGGAATCGAAGATGTGGCTTTTGCCATGGAAAAAGTAGGTTCTAAGGATGGTTACAGCACCAATGGCGGTTATGTAAAGGAAAAAGAGTTCCAGTTCTTCATGATCCCTGTATCAGAGAATTTCCTGCGTGTCATGGGTATTCCGGTCGAGGAAGGGCGCGATTTTTCGCCTGCAGACAAACTGTCGGAAGATTTTGTGTATATTTTTAACCATGCGGCTAAGATGGAAATGAACATGGAAGCCGGTGATCAGATAACATCGTGGGTAACCGGTCGTATTGTGGGCCTGACCGGCGATGTGAAGTTTACTTCGCTCCGTAACGGAGAAAATAATATCGCTTTTGTGACAGGAAAGATACCTTATCCTATGACTGTTTCTTATATCCGCTTGAAAGCCGGAACGGATATACGCGGTGCCGTCTCCCATATCCGTAATACGATGGCTGATATAGACCCGTCTTATCCGTATGATATCGAATTTTATGATGAGATATTTAACGAGTTATATCATAAGGAAGAGAATCTGCGCAGCCTGATCACGGTATTTAGTATACTGGCCATTATTATATCGCTTGTAGGTGTCTTTGGATTGGTTGTATTCGAAACCCAATACCGCCGGAAAGAGATTGGGATCCGTAAAGTACACGGTGCGACGAATATGGAGATATTGGAGATGTTGAACCGCTCGTATATTTATATTGTCATGATTTGTTTCGCACTGGCTGTTCCGGTTGGCTACTATGGCATAAAGAAGTGGTTGGAAAGTTTTGCCTATAAAACACCGATATATTGGTGGGTTTATTTACTTGCACTGGCGATTGTATTGGTTATAACTATTGGTACAGTTACATTCCAGAGTTGGCGGGCAGCCAATGCAAACCCGGTAAACAGTTTAAAGTCCGAATAA
- a CDS encoding ABC transporter permease: MKTIIRNFISVLRRFKMATILNILGLSVAFAAFMVIMMQVDYDKNFDTFHKNADNIYRVELQWDKTSTQAVVSRPMADAFINFSPHIVAGALTYPFYNETLYSVDKGGEKNSYQEPTMIVYPSFTDVFDFEMLEGSVDVLKEPGKMLIPESMAQKLFGNEPAVGKQITAKESKGRLAGLFTTPEGNYTIGGIYRDLPLNSIIQNAVFIKMDDKQDLHDWGNSSYNFYIRLDNPESAKDLASDFLTYYKENNLGKNMSWYSGEPNFRLTCLPDVHYATDVTFDMTPKSSRQTVLVLFAIALVILIIAGINFTNFSTALTPMRVKSINTQKVLGSSDGVLRFSLLMEAVCISVVAYLLALWMVYMAGNGPIAKLVDADMSLAAHPLLLSVTTLIALLTGLLAGLYPSYYMTSFSPALVLKGSFGLSPKGRRLRNVLISVQFIASFALIIGSMFMYLQNHFMQSSPLGYDKDEVIVTNLTAPVLKSSDAFSSRLKSFSGIEDVTYGEFMLSSQDQYMEWGRELNGETIQFQCMPVDPSFLKVMNISVIEGRDFREEDALTTDGVYIFNERAKKLYDMTLGDKIYGAEIAGFIPDIKFASFRTEVTPMAFYVRGKGYSGGAAYAYIKVKAGSDLPAAMSHVKNVLSEIHPDYPFDVKFFDQVLNTLYEKEESLSSLITLFSLIAVFISMVGVFGLVVFDSQYKKKEIGIRKVMGSTTTEILVMFNKTYIYILCICFILAAPVAFYAINKWLENFMYKTPVYWWVFILAFLLVSLITIITVTFQNWRAASENPVFSIKSE, translated from the coding sequence ATGAAAACTATTATTCGGAACTTTATTAGTGTATTGCGTCGTTTCAAGATGGCGACCATACTTAATATCCTGGGATTGTCTGTGGCTTTTGCCGCATTTATGGTGATAATGATGCAAGTGGACTATGATAAGAACTTCGATACGTTCCATAAGAATGCGGATAATATCTACCGGGTAGAATTGCAATGGGATAAGACATCGACACAAGCCGTCGTATCGCGTCCGATGGCTGACGCTTTTATCAATTTCTCTCCGCATATTGTAGCAGGAGCGCTTACCTATCCGTTTTATAATGAAACATTATACTCAGTCGATAAAGGGGGGGAGAAAAATTCCTATCAGGAACCGACCATGATTGTTTATCCTTCCTTTACGGATGTCTTTGATTTTGAGATGCTGGAAGGTTCGGTAGATGTCCTGAAAGAACCGGGAAAGATGCTGATCCCTGAAAGTATGGCACAGAAATTATTTGGAAACGAGCCGGCGGTCGGTAAGCAGATCACGGCAAAAGAGAGTAAAGGAAGGTTGGCTGGCCTTTTCACTACACCGGAAGGCAATTATACGATAGGCGGCATTTACCGCGATCTTCCCCTTAATAGTATTATTCAGAATGCTGTTTTTATAAAGATGGATGATAAACAGGACTTGCATGATTGGGGTAATTCGAGCTATAATTTTTATATCCGGCTCGATAATCCTGAGTCGGCAAAAGACCTGGCGAGTGATTTTCTGACCTATTATAAGGAGAATAATCTGGGGAAAAATATGTCGTGGTATTCGGGCGAACCTAATTTCCGTCTGACCTGTTTGCCGGATGTGCATTATGCTACGGATGTAACTTTTGATATGACTCCTAAATCGAGCCGGCAAACGGTACTGGTGCTTTTTGCTATTGCATTGGTCATTCTGATCATTGCAGGTATAAATTTCACCAATTTCAGTACGGCGCTGACACCTATGCGGGTGAAAAGTATTAATACGCAGAAGGTATTGGGTAGTTCGGACGGTGTACTGCGCTTTTCTCTGTTGATGGAGGCTGTTTGTATCAGTGTGGTTGCTTATTTACTGGCCTTGTGGATGGTCTATATGGCTGGCAATGGCCCGATAGCGAAGTTGGTGGATGCAGATATGTCTTTGGCCGCTCATCCGTTGTTACTTTCCGTAACGACTTTGATCGCATTGCTGACTGGACTGTTGGCAGGCTTGTATCCTTCTTATTATATGACTTCTTTTTCTCCGGCATTGGTGCTGAAAGGAAGTTTCGGTTTGTCACCGAAAGGGCGAAGATTGCGTAATGTGCTTATCAGCGTACAGTTTATTGCTTCTTTTGCATTGATCATCGGTTCGATGTTTATGTATTTGCAGAATCATTTTATGCAAAGTAGTCCGCTGGGCTATGATAAGGATGAAGTGATCGTAACGAATCTGACGGCTCCTGTTTTGAAAAGTTCGGATGCTTTCAGCAGCCGATTGAAATCTTTTTCGGGTATAGAGGATGTCACTTATGGCGAGTTTATGCTGTCCAGCCAGGATCAGTATATGGAGTGGGGACGCGAATTGAATGGCGAGACCATCCAGTTCCAGTGCATGCCGGTAGATCCGTCGTTTCTTAAGGTTATGAATATATCTGTGATCGAAGGAAGGGATTTCCGTGAGGAGGATGCATTAACGACCGACGGGGTTTATATCTTTAACGAGAGGGCAAAAAAACTATATGATATGACTCTGGGAGATAAGATATATGGAGCTGAGATAGCTGGTTTTATTCCGGATATAAAGTTCGCTTCGTTCCGTACAGAGGTGACTCCTATGGCTTTTTATGTACGTGGTAAAGGATATAGCGGCGGTGCTGCGTATGCTTATATTAAGGTAAAGGCTGGTTCCGACCTACCGGCAGCAATGAGTCATGTAAAGAATGTATTGAGTGAGATTCATCCGGATTATCCATTCGATGTGAAGTTTTTCGACCAGGTATTAAATACTTTGTATGAGAAAGAGGAGAGTCTGAGTTCATTGATTACACTATTTAGTCTGATCGCGGTGTTTATTTCGATGGTCGGGGTGTTCGGCCTGGTGGTATTCGACAGTCAGTACAAAAAGAAGGAGATCGGTATACGGAAAGTAATGGGCTCGACTACCACCGAGATCCTCGTCATGTTTAATAAAACATACATATATATATTATGTATCTGTTTTATTTTGGCTGCTCCGGTTGCTTTTTATGCAATCAATAAATGGTTGGAGAATTTTATGTACAAGACACCTGTTTATTGGTGGGTGTTTATTCTTGCTTTCCTCTTGGTTTCCCTGATTACGATCATTACGGTGACTTTCCAGAATTGGCGGGCGGCCAGTGAGAATCCGGTGTTCAGTATCAAGAGTGAGTGA
- a CDS encoding RNA recognition motif domain-containing protein — MNMYVGNLSYNVRESDLKEVMEEYGTVDSVKLIIDRDTRRSKGFAFVEMPDNAEAQKAINELNGAEYAGRAMVVKEALPRN, encoded by the coding sequence ATGAACATGTATGTTGGAAACCTTAGCTATAACGTTAGGGAATCAGATTTAAAAGAAGTTATGGAAGAGTATGGAACAGTTGATTCTGTTAAATTAATCATCGACCGTGACACAAGAAGATCAAAAGGTTTTGCTTTTGTTGAAATGCCGGACAATGCTGAAGCACAGAAAGCTATCAACGAATTGAACGGAGCAGAATATGCAGGCCGTGCAATGGTAGTAAAAGAAGCACTTCCCAGAAACTAA